In a single window of the Runella slithyformis DSM 19594 genome:
- a CDS encoding SDR family NAD(P)-dependent oxidoreductase — protein MDNHSIIYALITRASSTIGESFARILAMEGYNLVLVDTHIDKLQNVAQIVKKDFPLANTICISKNLEHDSDSQELYKEVQQNNLNVELLINNEEIEYFAKNEEIKNYAGKDGSYSNNKFLKHPLTILFLKEMMRKNKGKILHFVSTINRARTIYFSQHNFDKPMVFSLVEIFQHKISEKLIELNILNAQIYSIKLNASDDLDLRAD, from the coding sequence ATGGATAATCACAGCATAATTTATGCGCTTATTACGCGAGCGAGCAGTACAATAGGCGAATCCTTTGCGCGTATATTAGCCATGGAAGGCTATAATCTTGTATTAGTGGACACGCACATTGATAAATTACAGAATGTTGCGCAGATCGTAAAGAAAGACTTTCCTTTGGCCAATACAATCTGTATCTCAAAAAATCTGGAGCATGACAGTGATTCTCAGGAATTATATAAGGAAGTACAACAAAATAACCTAAACGTTGAGTTATTAATAAATAACGAAGAAATTGAGTACTTTGCTAAAAATGAGGAAATTAAAAATTATGCCGGAAAAGATGGAAGTTATTCCAATAATAAATTTTTAAAACACCCTTTAACCATTCTCTTTCTGAAAGAAATGATGCGTAAAAATAAAGGCAAAATTTTGCATTTTGTCTCAACCATCAATCGGGCCCGTACTATTTATTTTTCCCAACATAATTTTGATAAACCGATGGTCTTTTCGCTGGTTGAAATTTTTCAACATAAAATAAGCGAAAAACTCATTGAGCTGAACATTTTAAACGCTCAAATCTACTCAATCAAATTGAATGCTTCGGATGATTTGGACCTAAGAGCTGACTAA